One window of the Trifolium pratense cultivar HEN17-A07 linkage group LG2, ARS_RC_1.1, whole genome shotgun sequence genome contains the following:
- the LOC123907248 gene encoding uncharacterized protein LOC123907248, which yields MANSTNKSTPTMLLDSMEQKGKNIAESNASIIQCPISQQCRSTLDGPVSILWDIENCPVPSDVRPEDVAGNIRMALQVHPVITGAVMMFSAYGDFNAFPRRLREGCQRTGVKLIDVPNGRKDAADKAILVDMFLFALDNPPPSSIMLISGDVDFAPALHILGQRGYTIILVIPAGVGVSSALCNAGKFVWDWPVVARGEGFVPPSKALAPPRGGSVELSGYLMGCHINDSTDGQNEEEAIVYRGMSQSYYNSREFSVVSQSLSEYNSPHVSYLPTSLRSYSLPSGLNDVAGGPVPSSDNTECQLWVQPGDLNGLKGQIIRLLELSGGCLPLVRVPAEYQKIYGKPLFISEYGAFKLVDLFKKMDDAISVEGKGARRYVYLRSRKGGSGAPPLSLAKKDKKGKRELEENANVVIGGCSSDELSDEERVVTEEREERNFTGKCNKGRAARCEIDGRVLEQFKCELQEILVSYSCQILLSCFEAVYQQRYKKQLEYQIFGVNKLEDLLEKVSDVVALHEDPVSKRKFLAAIGS from the coding sequence ATGGCTAACTCAACTAACAAATCTACACCAACAATGTTGTTGGACTCCATGGAACAGAAGGGGAAAAATATTGCTGAATCAAATGCAAGCATAATTCAATGTCCTATAAGCCAGCAATGCCGTAGCACCTTAGATGGTCCAGTATCTATTCTTTGGGATATTGAAAATTGTCCTGTTCCAAGTGATGTACGCCCAGAAGATGTGGCGGGTAATATAAGAATGGCTCTGCAGGTACACCCAGTAATTACAGGAGCTGTTATGATGTTTTCTGCTTATGGGGATTTCAATGCTTTCCCTAGGCGGCTTAGAGAGGGCTGTCAGAGAACTGGTGTTAAACTTATTGATGTTCCCAACGGGAGAAAAGACGCTGCCGACAAAGCAATCTTGGTCGACATGTTCTTATTTGCTCTTGACAATCCCCCACCATCCTCCATCATGCTAATCTCTGGTGATGTTGATTTTGCTCCAGCGCTACACATTCTTGGTCAGCGGGGATACACTATAATTCTTGTCATCCCTGCTGGGGTTGGTGTTTCTTCTGCCCTATGCAATGCTGGTAAATTTGTCTGGGACTGGCCTGTTGTGGCTCGTGGAGAAGGTTTCGTCCCCCCCTCAAAGGCTTTGGCGCCACCCCGTGGTGGTTCAGTTGAGCTTTCTGGATATTTGATGGGGTGCCATATCAATGACAGCACCGATGgacaaaatgaagaagaagcaaTAGTTTATAGAGGGATGTCACAAAGCTATTACAACTCGAGGGAATTCTCAGTGGTATCACAATCTCTGTCTGAATATAACTCACCGCATGTGTCTTACTTGCCAACTTCTTTGAGATCATATAGCCTTCCATCTGGATTGAATGATGTTGCTGGAGGACCTGTGCCTTCTAGTGACAATACTGAATGCCAGCTATGGGTACAGCCTGGGGATTTAAATGGTCTCAAGGGTCAGATAATAAGGTTGCTCGAACTTTCTGGAGGATGTCTGCCCTTAGTCCGAGTTCCAGCGGAGTACCAGAAAATTTATGGTAAGCCACTCTTCATATCTGAATATGGGGCATTTAAGTTGGTTgatcttttcaaaaaaatggaTGATGCCATTTCTGTGGAAGGGAAAGGGGCTCGCAGATATGTGTATCTCAGAAGCAGGAAGGGAGGATCAGGTGCTCCTCCGTTGTCTCTTGCAAAGAAAGATAAGAAAGGAAAAAGGGAACTGGAAGAGAATGCAAATGTTGTCATTGGTGGCTGCTCTTCGGATGAGTTGTCAGATGAAGAAAGAGTAGTCACAGAAGAACGCGAGGAAAGAAATTTTACCGGCAAGTGTAATAAAGGGAGAGCAGCCAGATGTGAAATTGATGGCCGTGTTCTTGAGCAGTTTAAGTGTGAGCTGCAGGAGATTCTGGTCAGCTATTCCTGTCAGATACTTCTAAGTTGTTTTGAAGCTGTATACCAGCAACGGTACAAGAAACAATTGGAATATCAGATATTTGGCGTGAACAAGTTGGAGGACTTGTTGGAGAAAGTGAGTGACGTGGTAGCATTGCATGAGGATCCAGTAAGCAAGAGGAAATTCTTGGCTGCTATTGGTAGTTAG
- the LOC123907247 gene encoding uncharacterized protein LOC123907247 translates to MANSSIKSTPTMSMDSMEQKGKNIAESNESIDGPISILWDIENCSVPSDVRPEDVAGNIRKALKVHPVIAGAVMMFAAYGDFNAFPRRLREGCHRTGVKLMDVPNGRKDAADKAILLDMLLFALDNPAPASIMLISGDVDFAPALHTLGQRGYTIILVIPAGVGVSSALCNAGKFVWDWPVVARGEGFVPPSKALAPPRGGSVDPSRYLMGCHINDSTGGQNEEEAIVYSGMPRSYSNSREFSVVSQSLSEYNSPHVSYLPTSLRSYSLPSGLNDVAGESVPSSDNTECQTWVQPGDLNGLKGQIIRLVELSGGCLPLVQVPAEYQKIYRKPLFLSEYGAFKLVDLFKKMDDAISVEGKGAHRFVYLRSREDGSGVPPLFLAKKDKKGKKALEENVNAVIGGCSSYENELSNKLSLLKYLSSSDSGQIFMFDIDELLGIEY, encoded by the coding sequence ATGGCTAACTCAAGTATCAAATCTACGCCAACAATGTCAATGGACTCCATGGAACAGAAGGGGAAAAACATTGCTGAATCAAATGAGAGCATAGATGGTCCAATATCTATCCTTTGGGATATTGAAAATTGTTCTGTTCCAAGTGATGTACGCCCAGAGGATGTGGCGGGTAATATAAGAAAGGCTCTGAAGGTGCATCCAGTAATTGCAGGAGCTGTTATGATGTTTGCTGCTTATGGGGATTTCAATGCTTTCCCTAGGCGACTTAGAGAGGGCTGTCACAGAACTGGTGTTAAACTTATGGATGTTCCCAATGGGAGAAAAGACGCTGCTGACAAAGCAATCTTGCTCGACATGCTCTTATTTGCTCTTGACAACCCCGCACCAGCCTCGATCATGCTAATCTCTGGAGACGTTGATTTTGCTCCAGCACTACACACTCTTGGTCAGCGGGGATACACTATAATTCTTGTCATCCCTGCTGGGGTTGGGGTTTCTTCTGCCCTATGCAATGCTGGTAAATTTGTTTGGGACTGGCCTGTTGTGGCTCGTGGAGAAGGTTTCGTCCCCCCCTCAAAGGCTTTGGCGCCACCCCGTGGAGGTTCAGTTGATCCTTCTAGATATTTGATGGGATGCCATATCAATGACAGCACCGGTGgacaaaatgaagaagaagcaaTAGTTTATAGTGGGATGCCACGGAGCTATTCCAACTCGAGGGAATTCTCAGTGGTATCACAATCTCTGTCTGAATATAACTCACCGCACGTGTCTTACTTGCCAACATCTTTGAGATCATATAGCCTTCCATCTGGGTTGAATGATGTTGCTGGAGAATCTGTGCCTTCTAGCGACAATACTGAATGCCAGACATGGGTACAGCCTGGGGATTTAAATGGTCTCAAGGGTCAGATAATAAGGTTGGTCGAACTTTCTGGAGGATGCCTGCCCTTGGTCCAAGTTCCAGCAGAGTACCAGAAAATTTATCGTAAGCCACTCTTTCTATCTGAATATGGGGCCTTTAAGTTGGTCgatcttttcaaaaaaatggaTGATGCCATTTCTGTGGAAGGGAAAGGGGCTCACAGATTTGTGTATCTCAGAAGCAGGGAGGATGGATCAGGTGTTCCTCCGCTGTTTCTTGCAAAGAAAGATAAGAAAGGAAAAAAGGCACTGGAAGAGAATGTAAATGCTGTCATTGGTGGCTGCTCTTCGTATGAGAATGAGTTGTCGAATAAGCTTAGTCTGTTGAAATATCTGTCCAGCTCTGATTCTGGTCAGATATTCATGTTTGATATTGATGAGTTGCTTGGTATTGAATATTGA